A stretch of the Simiduia curdlanivorans genome encodes the following:
- a CDS encoding MFS transporter, whose product MNMQNYQPKAKLALAMATLAFAANFSVWILYAVIGLQLQETMALSATELGLFFASPMLTGALLRIPAGLAADAGNARRLWLWQMALLIPPLLLLPYATELWHYMVIGLWLGISGTSFTFGVRYVTDWFERNQQGTALGIFGAGNAGAAITLALAPLLVDAFGWASLGWFYALGMIFMLILFALFAPQHQSNLRPASTGSWKAQLRYFKQLQVWRFGLYYYFVFGSYLALILWLPQYYANAYGMSDGAAMAFTLFFATSSSMVRALGGWFADRYGGRAVNWNVFWLCLVCLFFLSYPPTTMTIHGVNQDVNLSIEINVWFFTWLIFVIGIAQGFGRASVYKIINDYYPNAMGSVGGFVAALGALGGCTLPIVFGVAVDLVGIYSVCFMVLYAVLALCMIVMFFANKADRFQQRLQQAQTSNFLEQD is encoded by the coding sequence ATGAATATGCAAAACTATCAACCCAAAGCCAAGCTAGCATTAGCCATGGCGACCTTGGCGTTCGCGGCAAACTTTTCTGTCTGGATTTTATATGCGGTTATTGGCTTACAACTGCAAGAAACCATGGCGCTCTCGGCCACCGAACTGGGTTTATTTTTCGCCTCGCCAATGCTCACCGGTGCACTACTCAGGATTCCGGCTGGACTCGCCGCCGATGCAGGTAACGCGCGTCGCCTCTGGCTTTGGCAAATGGCGCTACTGATTCCACCCCTGCTATTACTGCCCTATGCGACAGAGCTCTGGCACTACATGGTTATTGGACTCTGGCTAGGCATTAGCGGCACATCATTTACCTTTGGCGTGCGCTATGTCACCGATTGGTTTGAGCGCAATCAACAAGGCACAGCACTGGGAATTTTCGGCGCTGGCAATGCTGGTGCGGCGATTACCTTAGCACTAGCACCGTTGTTGGTCGACGCATTTGGATGGGCGAGTTTGGGCTGGTTTTACGCCCTTGGCATGATATTTATGCTGATCCTTTTTGCACTTTTTGCGCCTCAGCATCAATCCAACTTAAGACCAGCATCGACTGGCTCCTGGAAAGCGCAACTGCGTTATTTTAAGCAGTTGCAGGTATGGCGATTTGGCCTCTATTACTATTTTGTTTTTGGCAGCTACCTCGCGCTCATTCTTTGGCTACCGCAATACTATGCCAATGCCTACGGCATGAGCGACGGTGCGGCCATGGCCTTTACCCTATTTTTCGCCACCAGTTCGAGCATGGTGCGCGCCCTCGGCGGCTGGTTTGCCGACCGCTACGGCGGCCGCGCCGTTAACTGGAATGTTTTTTGGCTCTGCCTTGTGTGCTTGTTTTTTCTTAGCTATCCGCCTACCACCATGACTATCCACGGCGTCAACCAAGACGTAAACCTGAGCATAGAAATCAATGTGTGGTTTTTTACCTGGCTTATATTCGTCATAGGTATCGCGCAAGGTTTTGGCCGCGCCAGCGTTTATAAAATTATCAATGACTATTATCCTAATGCTATGGGTAGTGTCGGCGGCTTTGTCGCCGCGCTCGGCGCTTTAGGTGGATGTACCTTGCCCATCGTATTTGGTGTTGCGGTTGATTTGGTGGGTATCTATAGCGTTTGCTTTATGGTGCTATATGCCGTTCTAGCCCTGTGTATGATCGTGATGTTTTTCGCCAATAAAGCCGATCGCTTTCAACAGCGCTTACAGCAGGCGCAAACCAGTAATTTTTTAGAGCAAGATTAA